The Daucus carota subsp. sativus chromosome 7, DH1 v3.0, whole genome shotgun sequence genome window below encodes:
- the LOC135147707 gene encoding uncharacterized protein LOC135147707: MKSLRVEYEKIDVCENDCMLFYGDDKDKIVCDICSCNRYLDKSRKNGKKIPRKILRHFPLIPRLQRLYMSAHTSNHMRYYKNREVNEKEISHPADGDEWKNFDLRYPSFAQEIRNVRLGFATDGFNPFGNTGNKTYSVWPVVIVVYNLPPSMCMKRPYMFLTDIIPGPESIGKNINIYLRPLIDELKTLWYTGVQTYDQSLKQNFTMRAALMWTISDFPAMSMVSGWSGKGKLACPVCLGSVQGFQLKHSGKCSFHGTNRIFLEPNDPLRKKSSLFDHSEKRLWRGRLSGEEVKTWIDSIDFPPPGKTNKKKRSDGYGVEHHWTHAPMFYDLPYWSSHSLRHSIDIMHTEKNVFENIFFTIVGGKKSKDHHKARSDCKHFGVLPHLWIDENGKKPKAPYSLSRKQLKLLCQWIESLKLPDGYVSNISRCCNAKECKFFGFKSHDCHIFLQKLLPLSIRELLPGPIVDALTMISNFFQELCSSVITRSDLDLMTKSVIRALCLLETIFPQTWFDSMEHLVIHLAEEIRLAGPAYWHWMYPIERLLGKFKQKVGNKARVEGSIAERYMEEEILNFCSFYFATDSIHNKIRRNEARFDGDGSEKLEVFEYPIECLGKEGSRYLTDKERKLAEEYVLLNSPEIQPYLRRFTDRVMSQRPETTPQQLDCYIKTRFKDWLLKKVGRNDVNRPLLQYLFEGPAMRVMTFETCKVNGYKFCTRTSSGSGVIVKGTSHDNNSDYYGQLEEIVKLIYRGGNYVYLFKCIWFDSVGNGVVIDKNRVVTVDITSRLKSDEIFILASQASQVYYAPSVLNPHGKYFTVVKSKSRPISESIKISNDIEEAYQEDRSNATSAFSIFVDFAQYGSLPFVRHEEDEQEEEDKDEEEDDDEEEEEEEEEEEEEEEEEEEEEEDKDEEEDDYDDGFDEID; encoded by the exons ATGAAAAGTTTAAGGGTggaatatgaaaaaattgatgtgtgcgagaatgattgtatgctattttatggagatgacaaagataaaattgtgtgtgatatatgtAGTTGTAATCGATATTTGGATAAATCAAGGAAAAATGGTAAGAAAATTCCGAGAAAGATTTTAAGACATTTTCCTTTGATTCCCCGACTGCAACGCTTATATATGTCGGCACATACATCCAACCACATGAGGTATTACAAAAATCGAGAGGtcaatgaaaaagaaatttcTCACCCTGCGGATGGAGACGAATGGAAGAATTTTGACCTCCGATATCCATcatttgctcaagaaattcGTAATGTAAGACTTGGTTTTGCGACCGATGGTTTCAACCCGTTTGGGAATACGGGTAACAAAACATATAGTGTATGGCCCGTGGTAATTGTTGTGTATAATCTTCCGCCGTCCATGTGTATGAAGAGACCGTATATGTTTTTGACGGATATTATACCGGGTCCGGAGAGTATtgggaaaaatattaatatatatcttagacctctcattgatgaattgaagacaTTATGGTATACCGGAGTGCAAACATATGACCAATctctaaaacaaaattttaccatGAGAGCGGCTCTTATGTGGACAATCAGTGATTTTCCTGCCATGAGTATGGTAAGTGGTTGGTCGGGGAAAGGAAAGCTTGCATGTCCAGTGTGTTTGGGAAGTGTGCAGGGGTTTCAGTTAAAACATTCTGGGAAATGTTCTTTTCATGGCACTAACCGAATTTTTCTTGAACCTAATGATCCATTGCGTAAGAAGAGTAGCTTGTTTGACCATTCGGAAAAAAGGTTGTGGCGTGGACGCTTATCCGGGGAGGAAGTTAAAACTTGGATTGATAGCATAGACTTTCCACCACCCGGAAAGactaacaaaaagaaaagaagtgatGGATATGGGGTTGAGCATCATTGGACTCATGCCCCGATGTTCTATGATCTCCCTTATTGGTCTTCACATAGTTTGCGACATTCCATTGATATCATGCATACCGAAAAAAATGTGTTTGAGAACATATTTTTTACCATTGTTGGGGGCAAGAAGTCAAAAGATCACCACAAGGCAAGGTCGGATTGCAAACACTTCGGTGTGTTGCCTCATTTGTGGATTGATGAAAAtggcaaaaaaccaaaagctcCGTACTCTCTTAGTAGAAAACAACTCAAACTTCTATGTCAGTGGATTGAGTCGTTGAAACTTCCAGACGGTTATGTCTCAAATATATCTCGTTGTTGCAATGCTAAGGAGTGTAAGTTTTTTGGATTTAAATCGCATGATTGTCatattttccttcaaaaatTGTTGCCTCTATCAATTCGCGAGCTTCTACCGGGACCAATTGTGGATGCCTTGACAatgatttccaatttttttcaagaattatGTTCATCTGTGATTACGAGATCCGACTTGGATCTAATGACGAAATCGGTTATTAGAGCTTTGTGTttattggaaacaatttttcctcagacTTGGTTTGATTCGATGGAGCATTTGGTAATACATTTAGCAGAAGAAATTAGACTAGCAGGACCCGCTTATTGGCATTGGATGTATCCAATTGAACGGTTATTAGGGAAATTTAAACAAAAGGTTGGTAATAAAGCGCGAGTCGAGGGTTCAATTGCCGAACGTTATATGGAAGAGGAGATTCTTAATTTTTGTTCCTTCTACTTTGCCACGGactcaattcataataaaatacgTCGCAATGAAGCTCGTTTTGATGGTGATGGCTCCGAAAAATTAGAAGTTTTTGAATATCCAATTGAATGTCTTGGTAAAGAGGGAAGTCGTTATTTGACCGATAAAGAGCGAAAGTTAGCAGAAGAATATGTACTTCTAAACTCTCCAGAAATTCAACCTTATCTAAg gcGGTTTACAGATCGTGTTATGAGTCAACGTCCGGAGACAACACCTCAACAATTAGATTGTTACATAAAGACCCGATTTAAAGATTGGTTATTGAAAAAg gttgGACGAAATGATGTAAACCGACCTCTTCTTCAATATTTGTTTGAGGGACCGGCTATGCGGGTAATGACATTTGAGACTTGTAAAGTCAATGGATACAAATTTTGTACGAGAACATCTTCCGGTTCCGGTGTCATTGTTAAGGGCACTTCACATGATAACAATAGTGATTATTATGGACAATTGGAGGAAATTGTCAAGCTTATTTATCGAGGaggaaattatgtatatttattcaaatgtaTATGGTTTGATAGTGTCGGAAATGGTGTTGTGATTGATAAAAATAGGGTCGTGACCGTGGATATTACTTCAAGATTGAAGTCGGATGAGATTTTTATTTTGGCTAGTCAAGCTTCCCAGGTTTACTATGCTCCCAGTGTATTGAATCCACATGGCAAATATTTTACGGTCGTCAAGTCTAAAAGTCGTCCGATAAGCGAAtctatcaaaatatcaaatgataTTGAAGAAGCTTATCAAGAAGATAGATCAAATGCTACTAGTGCATTCtctatatttgttgattttgcacaATATGGTTCCTTACCGTTCGTTCGacatgaagaagatgaacaagaagaagaagacaaagatgaagaagaggatgatgatgaagaagaagaagaagaagaagaagaagaagaagaagaagaagaagaagaagaagaagaagaagaagacaaagatgaagaagaggatgattatgatgatggatttgatgaaattgattaa
- the LOC108194319 gene encoding FHA domain-containing protein At4g14490, with the protein MGDSSMLKLVIQKGPRQGETLEFRPGSKIRLGRVVRGNSVAIKDSGISTKHLEIHFESDLGKWVITDLGSSNGTILNGSVIDANTPVCLSNNDVVKLGEVTLIVVNICDEVAVLRSSRRKGVVESAVAKGIGGFGEGGEVESVVEKPRRGLTRKAKVAGHEGVKEAGNDEVEVIGESGVGKKVGEVGEVENVVEKPRRGRGRKKKVEGNDEVEEIVGGKGNENVVAVEVNRGRQLRPRVTRNAIKEEGGELGSVEDFGKQLDSLAVIERKTRKGRGKKKVVEAEPEKEVVEVKIEVEEGLMKALPEVVLDRDVKESTIDEFADKSRVDDVLEMKDIEQEGGSGVKNGDVNLEVEPDLEKMTLGEWFDFLEVYLPKKIHDETEEIISAMEERAKQFHEYSVQQKRAMGKGKSPMS; encoded by the coding sequence ATGGGAGACTCTTCAATGCTGAAGCTTGTAATCCAGAAAGGCCCACGACAAGGCGAAACCCTAGAATTCCGACCCGGATCCAAAATACGACTGGGTCGAGTTGTCCGAGGCAACTCAGTCGCCATTAAAGACTCTGGTATCTCCACCAAACATCTCGAAATTCACTTTGAAAGTGATTTAGGTAAGTGGGTCATCACTGATCTCGGTTCTTCTAATGGTACTATTTTGAATGGTAGTGTGATTGATGCTAATACGCCTGTTTGTCTTTCGAATAATGATGTTGTTAAATTGGGTGAGGTTACTTTGATTGTTGTAAATATTTGTGATGAGGTGGCGGTGTTACGGAGCAGTAGGCGGAAAGGGGTTGTGGAGAGTGCTGTGGCGAAGGGGATTGGAGGGTTTGGGGAGGGTGGTGAGGTGGAAAGTGTGGTGGAGAAACCGAGAAGGGGGCTGACGAGGAAAGCCAAGGTGGCTGGACATGAGGGTGTGAAGGAGGCGGGGAACGATGAGGTTGAGGTCATTGGGGAGAGTGGTGTGGGGAAAAAAGTTGGAGAGGTGGGGGAGGTGGAAAATGTGGTGGAGAAACCGAGACGAGGGCGGGGGAGGAAAAAGAAGGTGGAGGGGAATGATGAGGTAGAGGAGATTGTGGGTGGGAAGGGGAATGAGAATGTAGTGGCTGTTGAGGTGAATCGAGGGAGGCAATTGAGGCCAAGGGTTACGAGGAATGCGATTAAGGAGGAAGGAGGGGAGTTGGGTTCTGTTGAGGATTTTGGGAAGCAGTTGGATAGCCTGGCTGTGATTGAGAGGAAGACGCGGAAGGGTAGGGGGAAGAAGAAGGTTGTGGAGGCAGAGCCTGAAAAAGAGGTTGTTGAAGTTAAAATAGAGGTTGAGGAGGGTTTGATGAAGGCTTTACCTGAAGTGGTTCTTGATCGGGATGTCAAAGAGAGTACGATAGACGAGTTTGCTGATAAGTCGAGAGTTGATGATGTGTTGGAAATGAAGGATATTGAGCAGGAGGGGGGGTCTGGGGTGAAAAATGGCGATGTTAATTTAGAAGTGGAGCCAGATTTGGAGAAAATGACATTGGGGGAGTGGTTTGATTTTCTGGAGGTGTATTTGCCAAAAAAGATTCATGATGAGACAGAAGAGATAATTTCTGCTATGGAAGAGAGAGCCAAGCAGTTTCACGAGTATAGTGTGCAACAAAAGCGTGCAATGGGAAAGGGCAAATCACCGATGTCATAG
- the LOC108194625 gene encoding putative calcium-transporting ATPase 13, plasma membrane-type, with protein MSDISDLSNACIQSLRNVNSNLSRRRCRLAFTTIYSSRAFSLLNRPSNSQVYTEINQSSLTKLVKDKDLGYLEKVGGVNAVISRLETDVEYGIDEDHADAISRRQETYGMNTYNRYRAKGFLRFVLEALVDAIVIVNILAVALSFVFGIKKHGPKEGWYEGGSIVGALYLVIIVSAICNYWQSRQLDKLYQLRNNIQVKVVRHRRHQQISIFDVVVGDVVFLNIGDQVPADGLFVAGHSLLIDESSMIGESYRVEINQKNPFLLSGTKVADGYASLLVTSVGMNTKWGEMMSSISQESGCEMRLHARINKLNSLSGIISLFASFLVNLVLMLRFFTGHTKDENGKTEFNGSMTKVDTVINGVGDTIISAISILFVTIPEGLLMAVTLVLAYSMKRMMVGQAMVRKLSACETIGSTTTICTGKTGTLTMNEMKVTKFCLGQKFIDESHLVSNDSNNILEFLHQGAGLNTTGGVYKPNSRSELEFSGSPTEKAILSWAVFELKVGMEELKRSFNVIHVEAFNTIKKRSGILLKKIVDNTLHVHWKGAPENIIAMCSHYYDAFGNVIALDDSEREKFDRLVQGMGASNLRCIAFAHKQVPEHEYYNGDVKFKEENLILLGVVGMKNPCRPEVWKAVQDCQQAGVNVMMITGDDVSTAKAIATECGILKFNQDIDTKDMYNGLVVEGSEFRNYTLEEQMEKVERIRVMARSSPEDKLLLVQRLKEKGHIVAVTSHDTNDAPALLVADIGLSMGIAGTEVAKESSDIVILDDNFATVVNVLRWGRCIYKNIQKVIQFQLTANVTALVINFVAAVSTGEVPLTAVKLVWINLIMDSLGALALATEEPTEALMEKWPVGHKEPLISNIMWRNLIAQAVYQIIVLLTLQFGGKTIFNASKKVKDTLIFHTFVLCQVCNKFNCRKLEKKNVFVGMHKNKLFLEIIGVTIILQALMIEFLVKFADTERLSCGQWGACTGIAVLSWPIGFLVKLLPVPERPFCCF; from the coding sequence ATGTCTGACATAAGTGATCTAAGTAATGCTTGCATACAGTCCTTAAGAAATGTGAACTCCAATCTCAGTAGAAGAAGATGTCGCTTGGCTTTCACAACCATCTATTCTTCAAGAGCCTTTTCACTTCTTAACAGGCCATcaaactcccaagtctacaCGGAAATCAACCAGTCTAGCCTCACCAAACTCGTTAAGGACAAAGATTTAGGCTACCTAGAGAAAGTTGGTGGCGTAAACGCTGTAATTTCCCGTCTGGAGACGGATGTGGAGTACGGAATAGACGAAGACCATGCAGATGCCATTTCCCGCCGCCAGGAAACCTACGGCATGAATACTTATAATAGGTATCGGGCAAAGGGGTTTCTAAGGTTTGTACTGGAAGCCTTGGTAGATGCAATAGTGATCGTTAATATTCTTGCAGTTGCCTTGTCTTTTGTTTTTGGCATCAAGAAACATGGACCTAAAGAAGGATGGTACGAGGGTGGAAGTATAGTTGGAGCGCTTTATCTCGTGATCATTGTCTCAGCTATTTGTAACTACTGGCAAAGCAGGCAGTTGGACAAGTTGTACCAACTTCGTAACAATATTCAAGTGAAAGTCGTAAGACACAGACGGCATCAGCAGATATCAATTTTTGATGTTGTTGTTGGAGATGTTGTTTTCTTGAATATTGGTGATCAAGTGCCTGCGGATGGATTGTTTGTCGCGGGTCATTCTCTACTAATTGACGAGTCAAGCATGATTGGGGAATCTTATCGTGTGGAAATCAATCAAAAGAATCCATTTTTGCTTTCAGGTACCAAAGTAGCAGATGGATATGCGAGTTTGCTGGTCACTTCAGTTGGAATGAACACGAAATGGGGTGAGATGATGAGTTCAATCAGCCAAGAATCTGGTTGCGAAATGCGTCTTCATGCCAGGATCAACAAGCTCAACTCCTTATCAGGTATAATCAGTTTGTTTGCTTCTTTTCTAGTGAATCTAGTCTTGATGCTTAGGTTTTTTACCGGTCATACAAAAGATGAGAATGGAAAAACTGAGTTTAACGGAAGCATGACTAAGGTTGACACTGTGATCAATGGAGTAGGGGATACTATCATATCTGCAATTAGCATTCTGTTTGTTACCATTCCTGAGGGATTGCTAATGGCGGTCACCCTTGTACTTGCTTACTCAATGAAGAGAATGATGGTTGGTCAAGCTATGGTGAGAAAGCTCTCTGCTTGTGAGACTATAGGCTCTACCACAACTATTTGTACGGGTAAAACGGGTACACTCACGATGAATGAGATGAAGGTGACAAAGTTTTGTCTTGGACAAAAATTTATAGATGAAAGTCATTTGGTTTCTAATGATTCCAATAATATTCTTGAATTCCTCCACCAAGGAGCTGGTTTGAACACTACTGGTGGTGTTTACAAGCCCAATTCAAGATCCGAGTTGGAGTTCTCAGGTAGTCCTACTGAAAAGGCGATCCTTTCATGGGCTGTCTTCGAATTAAAAGTCGGTATGGAAGAACTGAAAAGAAGTTTTAATGTTATACACGTGGAAGCATTCAACACAATAAAGAAGAGAAGCGGGATTCTGTTGAAGAAAATTGTAGACAATACTTTGCATGTCCATTGGAAAGGAGCTCCAGAAAATATAATAGCAATGTGTTCTCACTATTATGATGCCTTTGGGAATGTGATTGCTTTAGATGATTCTGAAAGGGAGAAATTCGATCGACTTGTTCAAGGCATGGGTGCAAGTAACCTCCGCTGCATTGCATTTGCACATAAACAAGTTCCAGAGCATGAATATTATAATGGAGATGTGAAATTTAAAGAGGAAAACCTGATCCTATTGGGTGTAGTTGGGATGAAGAATCCGTGCCGACCTGAGGTGTGGAAAGCTGTCCAAGATTGTCAACAAGCTGGTGTGAATGTAATGATGATCACTGGAGACGATGTATCTACTGCAAAAGCAATAGCCACCGAGTGTGGGATACTTAAATTTAATCAAGACATAGATACCAAGGACATGTACAATGGACTGGTGGTTGAGGGCAGCGAATTTCGAAACTACACTCTAGAGGAGCAAATGGAAAAAGTTGAAAGAATTCGTGTGATGGCAAGATCATCTCCTGAAGACAAGCTTTTATTAGTACAGCGCCTCAAAGAGAAGGGACACATAGTTGCGGTTACCAGTCATGACACCAATGATGCACCTGCGCTATTAGTAGCTGATATTGGTCTCTCGATGGGGATTGCAGGCACTGAAGTTGCGAAGGAAAGCTCAGATATTGTTATACTAGATGATAATTTCGCAACTGTTGTCAATGTATTAAGATGGGGAAGATGTATATACAAAAACATCCAAAAAGTCATTCAGTTCCAGCTCACAGCAAATGTGACAGCTCTTGTAATTAACTTTGTGGCGGCTGTTTCAACGGGTGAAGTACCATTAACAGCAGTGAAGTTAGTATGGATAAATCTCATTATGGACAGTTTGGGCGCGCTTGCTCTTGCAACTGAAGAACCGACCGAGGCACTTATGGAAAAATGGCCTGTAGGTCATAAAGAGCCGCtgatatcaaatattatgtGGAGAAACTTGATAGCTCAAGCCGTGTATCAGATAATAGTCCTGTTGACATTGCAATTTGGAGGCAAAACAATTTTTAATGCTAGCAAGAAGGTAAAAGATACATTGATATTTCATACATTTGTTCTTTGTCAGGTTTGTAATAAGTTCAACTGTAGGAAGCTAGAAAAAAAGAATGTTTTTGTGGGAATGCACAAAAACAAACTATTTCTCGAAATTATTGGAGTTACAATCATTCTTCAAGCTTTGATGATAGAGTTCTTAGTGAAATTTGCTGATACAGAGAGGCTGAGTTGTGGACAGTGGGGAGCATGTACAGGTATTGCTGTTTTGTCATGGCCTATTGGTTTCCTGGTGAAGTTACTTCCTGTTCCAGAAAGGCCATTTTGCTGCTTTTGA
- the LOC108195360 gene encoding cellulose synthase-like protein G2, translated as MSSLPPLHQTRVHKLAALINISHTFIHSIALIFIIFYRLSSFFYPGNSKTAPKPPFLPWLLTFLSELILSCLWILYQPYGWRPISRTPFPENLPEDDELPGIDVLVCTADPVKEPPLKVMNTVISAMALDYPPQKLSVYLSDDAGSSVTLHAIREAWGFAKPWIGFCRRYGIKTRCPELYFAAEDDGDKDGYDDFAKDRESIKRKYDQFAEGLEKARSAGVEKDNHARLGQAHPPFVEIIHEYDVNSTADGDVEMPLLVYVSREKRIGYPHHFKAGALNILLRVSGIISNSPYILGLDCDMYLNDSTSAREAMCFHLDQNISPSLAFVQFPQRFHNISNDDIYGAALKPVFALKWPGIDGLRGPMLSGTCYYMKRKALYGNGLEVKGTDIHELKLTFGTSNEFLKSLGKHIYQRKDLYNEKSLDTVIQETKLLASCLFEENTQWGQQEGFLYLSVIEDYLTGFTLHCKGWRSAFCNPTKPAFLGTATTNLSDTLVQGTRWNSGLLEVVLSRFCPLIYGPSRMSLLQTMCYQHLAFQPFYCLPVFILATIPQLCLLNHIQLYPEVPSPWFLLFSFIFLSSLLKYYMDIVFAGGTLKMWHNEWRMWMIKSVTSYFYGTLNGIWNWLGMKKANFTLTTKVANEEQFERYLKGIFDFQASSTILCPMVSIVILNLVSFTWGFASVIVSGGWRQMFGQIILSFYILIMSYPIIEGMILRSDNGRIQPSVTILCIVVVMIYLSLGTFILMYVKS; from the exons ATGAGCTCCCTTCCTCCTCTGCATCAGACCAGAGTCCACAAGCTCGCAGCCCTGATCAACATATCACATACCTTCATTCACTCCATTGCATtgatctttataattttttacagACTCTCCTCATTTTTTTACCCTGGCAACAGTAAAACAGCACCGAAACCTCCTTTTTTACCGTGGCTTCTGACATTTCTGTCTGAGCTCATTCTTTCTTGTTTGTGGATCCTCTATCAACCTTACGGATGGCGTCCAATTTCGCGTACTCCCTTTCCCGAGAACCTTCCAGAAGACGATGAGCTTCCGGGAATTGATGTACTTGTGTGCACCGCTGATCCTGTCAAGGAGCCACCCTTGAAGGTTATGAACACTGTTATATCAGCTATGGCTCTGGACTATCCGCCACAGAAGCTGTCGGTGTATCTGTCTGATGACGCGGGATCTTCAGTCACGTTGCATGCGATTAGGGAGGCTTGGGGGTTTGCTAAACCCTGGATTGGTTTTTGCAGGAGGTATGGGATTAAGACTAGGTGCCCGGAGCTTTATTTTGCGGCTGAGGATGATGGTGATAAGGATGGCTATGATGATTTCGCGAAAGATAGAGAAAGCATAAAG AGAAAATATGATCAATTTGCCGAAGGTTTGGAGAAAGCTAGATCAGCTGGTGTAGAGAAAGACAATCATGCCAGACTTGGCCAGGCTCATCCTCCTTTTGTCGAG ATAATACATGAATATGATGTTAATAGCACTGCAGATGGAGATGTAGAGATGCCTCTTCTTGTATATGTCTCTAGGGAGAAAAGGATTGGATATCCGCATCATTTCAAAGCAGGAGCATTAAACATTCTG CTTAGAGTATCAGGCATTATAAGCAATTCACCATACATATTAGGACTGGACTGCGACATGTACTTGAATGATTCAACCTCTGCACGAGAAGCAATGTGCTTTCACCTTGATCAGAATATCTCTCCATCCCTAGCTTTTGTTCAATTCCCGCAGAGATTCCACAATATTAGCAACGACGACATATATGGTGCTGCTTTGAAACCTGTATTTGCG TTAAAATGGCCTGGAATTGACGGACTTAGAGGACCAATGCTGTCTGGTACATGCTATTACATGAAAAGAAAGGCACTCTATGGAAATGGTCTGGAAGTAAAGG GCACCGATATTCATGAGCTCAAGCTCACCTTTGGTACGTCTAACGAGTTCCTCAAATCACTTGGAAAGCATATCTACCAGCGCAAGGACCTGTACAATGAAAAGTCATTGGACACAGTGATACAGGAAACCAAGTTACTCGCCTCTTGTCTATTTGAAGAGAACACACAATGGGGTCAACAG GAGGGATTCTTGTACCTCTCTGTCATAGAAGATTACTTAACAGGATTTACCTTGCACTGCAAAGGATGGAGGTCTGCTTTCTGTAATCCTACAAAGCCTGCATTCTTGGGCACTGCTACGACAAATTTAAGTGACACATTAGTTCAAGGGACTCGATGGAATTCAGGCCTGCTTGAGGTAGTTCTTTCAAGGTTCTGCCCTTTGATTTATGGACCATCTAGAATGTCCCTGCTTCAAACAATGTGTTATCAACACTTGGCATTTCAGCCCTTCTATTGTCTGCCTGTCTTTATTTTAGCTACCATTCCTCAGCTCTGCCTCTTAAACCATATCCAATTGTACCCCGAG GTCCCAAGTCCatggtttcttttattttcatttattttcctATCTTCGTTATTGAAATACTACATGGACATCGTCTTTGCTGGAGGGACACTGAAGATGTGGCATAATGAGTGGCGTATGTGGATGATTAAATCAGTTACATCTTACTTTTATGGAACTCTGAATGGAATTTGGAATTGGCTTGGTATGAAAAAAGCCAATTTCACGCTAACTACAAAAGTTGCTAATGAAGAACAATTTGAAAGATACTTAAAGggaatatttgattttcaagcATCAAGTACGATACTTTGCCCAATGGTGAGCATAGTTATACTGAATTTGGTGTCCTTCACTTGGGGATTTGCTAGTGTGATTGTTTCAGGAGGATGGCGCCAAATGTTTGGACAAATTATTCTCTCATTCTACATCTTAATCATGAGTTATCCGATCATAGAAGGGATGATATTACGCAGTGACAATGGCAGAATCCAACCTTCTGTCACAATACTATGCATTGTTGTGGTCATGATCTACTTGTCTCTAGGTACCTTTATACTCATGTATGTCAAATCATAA